Proteins co-encoded in one Halococcoides cellulosivorans genomic window:
- a CDS encoding nuclear transport factor 2 family protein — MTAHRDRARAYYRALDDGDYDRLETLLAPGFTHDRPDQRIEGRDRFVTFMRSERPRTDTSHPIDAVFEGPDGVVATGRLETDDGDRIAAFADRFTFEDGRIASIRTYTR; from the coding sequence ATGACCGCCCACCGCGACCGCGCCCGGGCGTACTACCGGGCGCTCGACGACGGCGACTACGACCGCCTGGAGACGCTGCTCGCGCCCGGATTCACCCACGACCGACCCGATCAGCGGATCGAGGGGCGCGATCGGTTCGTCACGTTCATGCGCTCAGAGCGACCCCGCACCGACACCAGCCACCCGATCGACGCGGTCTTCGAGGGGCCCGACGGCGTCGTTGCGACTGGACGGCTGGAGACCGACGACGGCGATCGAATCGCCGCGTTCGCCGATCGATTCACCTTCGAGGACGGGCGAATCGCGTCGATTCGAACCTACACGCGGTAG
- a CDS encoding DUF2391 domain-containing protein translates to MTADREDPGGNEAHRDDDDDDERPDFADLYDELAALEGVVDDPEERERVREAMATAVEAQPTGQFGRVVYGFTTRDAAQSVMGAAVFGFPMLVEDGTRDIGRFLAGHPPLLVGTALAGLALVIGILYVADIQAVRIHRPILGVIPRKLLGVVAVSLFVAVVGMLGWGRVDPDTPRVAIGQILTAWVPMGVGAALGDIVPG, encoded by the coding sequence GTGACCGCCGACCGCGAAGATCCGGGTGGCAACGAGGCCCATCGAGACGACGACGACGACGACGAGCGCCCCGATTTCGCGGATCTGTACGACGAACTCGCCGCCCTGGAGGGCGTCGTCGACGACCCCGAAGAGCGCGAACGGGTCCGCGAGGCGATGGCAACGGCCGTGGAGGCACAGCCCACTGGTCAGTTCGGTCGGGTCGTCTACGGCTTTACGACGCGTGACGCCGCCCAGTCGGTGATGGGCGCAGCGGTGTTCGGCTTCCCGATGCTCGTCGAGGACGGCACCCGCGACATCGGGCGATTCCTCGCGGGCCATCCCCCGCTGTTGGTCGGCACGGCGCTCGCGGGGCTGGCACTCGTGATCGGAATTCTGTACGTCGCAGACATTCAGGCGGTGCGAATCCATCGGCCGATCCTGGGCGTGATCCCGCGGAAACTGCTCGGCGTCGTCGCCGTCTCGCTGTTCGTCGCCGTCGTCGGCATGCTCGGGTGGGGCCGCGTCGATCCCGACACCCCCCGCGTCGCGATCGGCCAGATCCTCACCGCGTGGGTCCCGATGGGCGTCGGGGCCGCCCTCGGTGACATCGTGCCAGGGTAA
- the endA gene encoding tRNA-intron lyase, translated as MNLRFADGLVRGGREARERFHDTRAYGRSDDGSLVLAPVEAAHLLARGDVDRIDGLGVRDLLATERVSLAEFAVYADLRDRGFYLTPGRLLDERAAFVVYPRGSGPWDDAVAYRIDVVGERETVAPTPGVLAVVDEDGEVSYIECTTRDPAGSVDRVETSLAGRLVEDRVLVAEPPAGVYDPSFYGQPLPGGLDGIGLSILEATHLAATDRLALAEHADPDARLRAVGRDLEGDRFERRLAAYRALRSAGIAPKTGYKFGADFRSYASIESVDNLGHSEWLVRVRPADRPVAPRDLALDVRMAHGVRKTMVYALVDPETPRPDSVEWLAIERLTP; from the coding sequence ATGAACCTGCGGTTCGCGGACGGTCTCGTCCGGGGTGGTCGCGAGGCTCGCGAGCGATTTCACGACACGCGCGCGTACGGCCGCTCCGACGACGGGAGTCTCGTGCTCGCGCCGGTCGAGGCCGCTCACCTGCTCGCCCGCGGTGACGTCGATCGGATCGACGGGCTCGGGGTGCGGGACCTGTTGGCCACCGAGCGGGTCTCACTCGCGGAGTTTGCGGTGTACGCCGACCTGCGCGACCGGGGCTTCTATCTCACGCCGGGCCGACTCCTCGACGAGCGCGCGGCGTTCGTGGTCTACCCCCGTGGATCGGGCCCCTGGGACGACGCGGTCGCCTACCGGATCGACGTGGTCGGGGAGCGCGAGACCGTCGCCCCCACACCGGGCGTGCTCGCCGTCGTCGACGAGGACGGCGAGGTCTCCTATATCGAGTGCACGACGCGCGACCCCGCGGGATCGGTCGATCGCGTCGAGACGTCGCTCGCGGGCCGTCTCGTCGAGGATCGCGTCCTCGTGGCTGAGCCGCCAGCGGGCGTCTACGACCCATCCTTTTACGGCCAGCCCCTGCCGGGTGGGCTCGACGGCATCGGCCTCTCGATCCTCGAAGCGACGCATCTCGCGGCGACCGATCGACTGGCGCTGGCCGAGCACGCGGACCCCGACGCTCGTCTCCGCGCGGTCGGGCGCGACCTGGAGGGCGACCGCTTCGAGCGCCGTCTCGCGGCGTATCGCGCGCTTCGATCGGCGGGGATCGCCCCCAAAACAGGATACAAATTCGGCGCGGACTTCCGGAGCTATGCGTCGATCGAGTCCGTCGATAATCTGGGCCACTCGGAGTGGCTGGTGCGGGTGCGGCCCGCCGACCGCCCGGTCGCGCCGCGGGATCTGGCGCTCGACGTCCGGATGGCCCACGGCGTCCGGAAGACGATGGTGTACGCGCTCGTCGATCCGGAGACGCCGCGTCCGGACAGCGTCGAGTGGCTCGCGATCGAGCGGCTCACACCCTGA
- a CDS encoding DUF367 family protein, translating to MELHVRYEGDDDPEKCTARALDRDDRVDLHRRPGSVPPGIVLDPHAEQALSPTDADWDRLVALDCSWETAEREAYDLPGERRALPFLVAANPVNFGHPFELTTVEALAAALVILGQRDQAERVLEAVRWGETFLELNAEPLERYADCADSSAVVAVQDDYLVD from the coding sequence GTGGAGCTTCACGTCCGGTACGAGGGCGACGACGACCCCGAGAAGTGCACGGCGCGGGCGCTCGACCGGGACGATAGGGTCGACCTCCATCGTCGCCCGGGATCGGTCCCGCCGGGGATCGTCCTCGATCCTCACGCCGAGCAGGCCCTCTCACCGACCGATGCCGACTGGGACCGACTCGTCGCACTCGACTGCTCGTGGGAGACCGCCGAGCGCGAGGCCTACGACCTGCCGGGCGAACGGCGTGCGCTGCCCTTTCTCGTCGCCGCGAACCCGGTCAACTTCGGACACCCCTTCGAGTTGACGACCGTCGAGGCGCTCGCGGCCGCACTCGTCATCCTCGGTCAGCGCGATCAGGCCGAGCGCGTGCTCGAAGCGGTCCGGTGGGGCGAGACGTTTCTCGAACTCAACGCCGAACCGCTCGAACGGTACGCCGACTGTGCGGATTCGAGTGCAGTCGTCGCCGTCCAGGACGACTACCTCGTGGACTGA
- a CDS encoding DUF7827 domain-containing protein, with translation MSGGSGRRWALIALVACAVIGAGVAATPAAADSTAEATTIESNETVVALSAVTVDRGDVASILVELDGTDTGYVTIGSEDVEGFRAIVKVEDGNSDGDVTIEANTYSLLNTSNDDRYWTADDADSVTFVDHDGVMTTYDEPLRVGSNDAWSYALRAGSGWNSTGAELTGDTDRSVMRVQERHTGGVSIWTASTTEPLDSPSAIQDARADGTPEQPQSIENQTAVVEIEASGLEGAIRAAEGETTADRFASLVDDGVVEFGPKRADVTNPVDDRIDLESDGARVVTDPDVGRLYVVLDPDARSLSGDSVFEFAVPEGSPIATTGRTAVETSSFSVTDRSRLAPGSGSLAVDNATVARGDIATISLEVGDNDRVSVRLGSEYEGWERVVRVEDGDGDGQIDLRVNTFTAATDSPDRGAIQATDGDDVLEVQDQSNTFASPLGIGSNGGYAYTVAVHEEYDETTDSFSGAYGTGRMIVEQRTTTGVDIWTAPDGDEIATSRDITDAIATDRLTKSQFIAEGDYAVAELRATGIFGALEAQPGSSNVEKLASLDENVSSLNVSIVNPAVLPEYGDNTLDLAANADALTVIPNQADGRLFVVIDTAVLGLEDGDQRVPTFTVNAGDTTETLATSETDDVTSEEAFEIDAPEVDFDHNEVSPAAGQTISGVSNLAPGTELTLVVESELTPDSESAFIEQFTATVQADGTWSGQADLSEGYDGQGYSVWVLDPDLAASYDGEIGRLTASISAAETTADRITIESVELSEGGFVVVKSGSATGSFAGVSGYLEPGLSYDVEIPVSGVSEGETVYAVAHTDDNGNEQYDGDGAYTNADGSRVSDSMTVSSVRDVDYYRSLATPTDELSPSAVMTAKGDYLADETDLATVVAVMQAYFFG, from the coding sequence GTGAGTGGCGGTTCGGGTCGGCGCTGGGCACTGATCGCGCTGGTCGCGTGCGCGGTGATCGGTGCCGGTGTGGCTGCGACGCCGGCAGCGGCCGATTCGACCGCCGAGGCAACCACGATCGAGTCGAACGAGACTGTCGTCGCGCTGTCCGCTGTCACCGTCGACCGGGGTGACGTCGCCTCCATCCTGGTCGAACTCGACGGGACAGATACTGGCTACGTCACGATCGGCAGTGAGGACGTTGAGGGCTTCCGCGCGATCGTGAAAGTCGAGGACGGAAATAGCGACGGCGACGTCACGATCGAGGCCAATACGTACTCCCTCCTCAACACCTCCAACGACGACCGCTACTGGACCGCAGACGACGCGGACTCCGTCACGTTCGTCGATCATGACGGCGTGATGACGACCTACGACGAACCCCTGCGGGTGGGAAGCAACGACGCGTGGAGCTATGCTCTCCGTGCTGGGAGCGGCTGGAACTCCACTGGGGCGGAACTCACTGGCGACACTGATCGTTCTGTCATGCGCGTTCAGGAGCGACACACGGGCGGCGTGAGCATCTGGACTGCATCCACTACTGAGCCCCTCGATTCGCCGTCGGCGATTCAGGACGCTCGTGCGGACGGGACGCCCGAACAGCCCCAGTCCATCGAGAATCAAACGGCGGTCGTGGAAATCGAAGCTTCCGGACTGGAGGGAGCGATTCGAGCCGCCGAGGGCGAGACTACCGCCGATCGCTTCGCGTCGCTCGTCGATGACGGCGTCGTCGAGTTCGGGCCAAAACGTGCTGACGTCACCAACCCGGTCGACGATCGGATCGATCTCGAATCCGACGGGGCGCGCGTCGTCACTGATCCCGATGTGGGGAGACTCTACGTCGTGCTGGACCCCGACGCACGATCGCTCTCGGGCGATTCGGTGTTCGAGTTCGCCGTCCCTGAGGGGAGTCCGATCGCCACTACCGGTCGAACCGCCGTCGAGACGTCATCGTTTTCGGTGACCGACCGGTCCAGGCTGGCCCCCGGCTCGGGCTCGCTCGCAGTGGACAACGCGACCGTCGCTCGGGGCGACATCGCGACGATCTCGCTCGAAGTGGGGGACAATGACCGTGTCTCGGTCCGGCTCGGGAGCGAGTATGAGGGCTGGGAACGCGTCGTACGCGTCGAGGACGGTGACGGCGACGGGCAGATCGACCTGCGGGTGAACACGTTCACCGCCGCTACCGACTCACCCGATCGCGGAGCGATCCAGGCGACTGATGGGGACGATGTCCTGGAGGTTCAAGACCAGTCCAACACCTTCGCTAGCCCGCTCGGGATCGGGTCTAACGGTGGGTACGCCTACACAGTCGCGGTACACGAAGAGTACGATGAGACCACGGACAGCTTCAGTGGCGCGTACGGTACTGGAAGGATGATCGTCGAGCAGCGAACCACGACGGGGGTCGACATCTGGACCGCGCCCGACGGTGACGAAATCGCAACCTCCAGGGACATCACGGACGCCATCGCGACCGACAGACTCACCAAGAGCCAGTTCATCGCTGAGGGTGACTACGCAGTCGCTGAACTCCGGGCAACGGGCATTTTCGGAGCGCTCGAAGCCCAGCCCGGGAGTTCGAACGTCGAGAAACTCGCCTCGCTCGACGAGAACGTCAGCAGCCTGAACGTCTCGATCGTGAATCCGGCAGTCCTCCCCGAATACGGTGACAACACGCTGGACCTCGCCGCGAACGCGGACGCGCTGACGGTGATCCCGAACCAGGCGGACGGACGACTGTTCGTCGTGATCGACACCGCTGTGCTCGGCCTCGAAGACGGCGACCAGCGCGTCCCGACGTTCACCGTCAACGCCGGTGACACGACCGAGACCCTCGCGACCTCGGAGACCGACGACGTGACTTCCGAGGAGGCCTTCGAGATCGACGCCCCCGAGGTCGACTTCGATCACAACGAGGTCTCCCCGGCGGCGGGCCAGACCATCTCTGGGGTGTCCAATCTCGCGCCCGGGACGGAGTTGACGCTCGTCGTCGAGTCTGAGCTCACTCCGGATTCGGAGTCGGCGTTCATCGAGCAGTTCACCGCGACCGTCCAGGCCGACGGGACCTGGTCCGGCCAGGCCGACCTCTCCGAGGGCTACGACGGACAGGGCTATTCGGTGTGGGTCCTCGACCCCGACCTCGCTGCCTCATACGACGGGGAGATCGGTCGTCTGACGGCGTCGATTTCGGCCGCGGAGACGACCGCGGACAGGATCACGATCGAGAGCGTCGAACTGTCCGAGGGTGGCTTCGTCGTCGTCAAGTCCGGTAGCGCCACCGGGTCGTTCGCCGGTGTCTCGGGCTATCTCGAACCCGGTCTGAGTTACGACGTCGAGATCCCGGTATCTGGCGTCAGCGAGGGCGAGACGGTGTACGCCGTCGCCCACACCGACGACAACGGCAACGAACAGTACGACGGCGACGGGGCCTACACGAACGCCGACGGATCACGCGTCTCCGACTCGATGACGGTCTCGTCGGTCCGGGACGTCGACTACTACCGGAGTCTCGCGACCCCGACCGACGAACTGTCGCCGTCGGCGGTGATGACTGCGAAAGGCGATTACCTGGCTGATGAGACCGATCTCGCGACCGTCGTCGCAGTGATGCAGGCGTACTTCTTCGGGTGA
- a CDS encoding 3-hydroxyacyl-CoA dehydrogenase family protein, which yields MSIAVLGTGPLARRIAAAAIEAGRSVALFGDPNAVVDAIEHLDAGDSADGTTDLDAAVDGADVVVDTREHDDAQRALATVEESAADDATLVVVSEGSITAAAAGCRDPGRVMGLTELDAADAIELVATDHTDPDVQETTQALFEEFGVVVPVQDVPGRVGHRLELALEHEAMLALEDGVATPADIDRAMETAYGHGEGPLATADRVGLDDRLETLESLADYLGSRFEPPAILRERVESGATGRSAGQGFYAYEDGERVELAPGDESP from the coding sequence ATGTCGATAGCCGTTCTCGGGACTGGTCCGCTCGCCCGGCGGATCGCCGCGGCCGCCATCGAAGCCGGGCGATCGGTCGCGCTGTTCGGAGATCCAAACGCCGTCGTCGACGCGATCGAACACCTCGACGCTGGCGACAGCGCCGACGGGACGACGGATCTCGACGCCGCCGTCGACGGCGCGGACGTCGTCGTCGACACGCGCGAGCACGACGACGCCCAGCGCGCGCTCGCGACCGTCGAGGAATCCGCCGCGGACGACGCGACGCTCGTCGTCGTGAGCGAGGGGTCGATCACCGCCGCCGCGGCGGGCTGTCGTGACCCCGGTCGCGTGATGGGGCTGACGGAACTCGACGCCGCAGACGCGATCGAACTGGTCGCGACCGACCACACCGATCCCGACGTCCAGGAGACGACCCAGGCGCTGTTCGAGGAGTTCGGGGTCGTCGTCCCGGTCCAGGACGTCCCCGGCCGGGTCGGCCACCGCCTCGAACTCGCGCTCGAACACGAAGCCATGCTCGCACTCGAAGACGGCGTCGCGACGCCGGCGGACATCGACCGGGCGATGGAGACTGCCTACGGACACGGCGAGGGCCCGCTGGCGACCGCCGACCGCGTCGGCCTGGACGATCGCTTAGAGACGCTCGAATCGCTCGCGGACTACCTGGGCAGTCGGTTCGAGCCGCCCGCGATCTTGCGTGAACGGGTCGAATCGGGCGCCACAGGGCGATCGGCTGGCCAGGGATTTTACGCCTACGAGGACGGTGAGCGCGTCGAACTCGCTCCCGGAGACGAGTCACCGTGA
- a CDS encoding DUF7827 domain-containing protein: MSGRRWAMIALVALAVIGAGVAATPAAADATAVDETDADANLTSGQVYWEGQTVRIDADPTEHANATWAVFTSEDGEWGDFVTEIALDASGAALIDTADLTDHDSNSFVVTNETGTAVQFTDGAVTASGSVTDSEFSVLSQAFTASASDSVLENGESTTIDISTNRAGFDLDISANDVSSAELASIFAGNGDAVIGNDDTITVTGLSNTDDLNADLSGLDPGDYSFTFDVTDTSASATVSITVEPSTDEVAAARFLTSGQRYWTGQTVSFDSGSVASGSDDVVRIYTVEDDTVGTLVSEVLIDADGTRLLDTETDIGGQGEYVIGRTKTDLFAFDADGDASEDASVSDASFSVVDQGLSTSFDEDSVTTGETASMTLTSNRAIYSVEISSPDATDAEIERIFGGTTVNVSGGSLDADVEASDVAPGEYTFTFDVVDSAATDTASVTIESTASVELPDTSDVDRGDVASIPVELDSTDTAYVAIGRMDGAGFRTIVEVNDGSDDGEVILEANTYNMLDHDASMDDKFWTADDDDSVENVWYNSSDFDEPVLVGGGAKSHDVRAGSTFDTSNYELGGDTDSTVMRVYERSTHDLSMWTTPTSVTLDSVSAVESSRPERRVKEWPTLENRTAVVKIEASGLEGAIRAADGETTADRFASLVADDVVEFGPKRADVTNPVDDRIDLESDGAHVATDYDNETVYVVMDPEARSLSGDSLFEFAIPEESVFVPRLEEPAAAVQTDTFRVTDRTRLAPGSGSLAVENATVAKGDVATIPIEVGDNDRVSVRLGSEYAGWERVVRVEDVDGDGQVTLRVNTFTAAADTLESSGIEAIGADEVRRFDDQYGTFSGALGTGLERSYAYTVAVHEAYNASGDRFVGEYGVGRLNVEPRTTTGMNVWTAPNDADIETADDVATAISEDHLTESRLITEGDYAVAELEATGIFGALEAQPGNTYAEMLISLDENVDSLNFTVEEGVSNMYEDNTVNLSANTAALTVIPNQDDGTLYVLMDTSAFDGVADGDQRVPTFTVNAGDTTDTLATSDENDVTVEQAFEMESPTVEFDQNDVSAAPGQTISGTTNFAPGTELTIALESQSTPYSPSVETEFTATVQADGTWSGQVDFSDGSRGQEYTVSVIEPDVYAAYEDEIGRPVAAFDGVTTTADTVTVEGVNLSEGGFVVVKTGSATGSFAGVSGYLDPGHHSGVEIPVDGVSEGETVYAVAHTDANGNEQYDGDGAYENADGSPVSERATVSSGLDWPTDPAPTDPDGDGLYEDVSGDGDLNFPDVNALFQNTTSDAVQNNVQYFDFDGDGVVGLQDVLALFEMV, encoded by the coding sequence ATGAGCGGCCGGCGGTGGGCGATGATCGCTTTGGTCGCACTCGCGGTGATCGGAGCGGGCGTGGCCGCGACACCGGCGGCGGCCGATGCGACGGCCGTCGACGAGACTGACGCGGACGCGAATCTGACGAGTGGGCAGGTGTACTGGGAGGGGCAGACGGTCCGGATCGACGCGGACCCCACCGAGCACGCGAACGCCACCTGGGCCGTGTTTACGAGCGAGGACGGCGAGTGGGGCGACTTCGTGACCGAGATTGCCCTCGACGCATCTGGAGCGGCCTTGATCGACACGGCCGATCTGACAGACCACGATTCGAACTCGTTCGTCGTCACGAACGAGACGGGCACGGCCGTCCAGTTCACCGACGGAGCGGTGACGGCCAGCGGGAGCGTCACTGACAGCGAGTTCAGCGTGCTTTCTCAGGCCTTCACGGCGTCTGCAAGCGACAGTGTTCTAGAGAACGGCGAGAGCACGACCATAGACATCTCCACCAACCGGGCGGGCTTCGACCTCGATATCTCCGCGAACGATGTATCGTCGGCTGAACTCGCGAGTATCTTCGCGGGCAATGGTGACGCCGTCATCGGGAACGACGACACCATCACGGTGACCGGGCTGTCGAATACTGACGATCTGAACGCCGACCTCTCCGGGCTCGACCCCGGCGACTACTCGTTCACCTTCGACGTGACCGACACGTCTGCGTCCGCGACCGTCTCGATTACGGTCGAACCCTCCACCGACGAGGTCGCAGCGGCGCGCTTCCTGACGTCGGGCCAACGGTATTGGACCGGTCAGACCGTCTCTTTCGACAGCGGGTCGGTCGCCAGCGGGTCGGACGACGTCGTTCGGATCTACACCGTCGAGGACGATACCGTCGGCACGCTGGTCTCCGAGGTCCTGATCGACGCGGACGGGACTCGACTTCTCGACACCGAGACCGATATCGGCGGCCAGGGCGAGTACGTGATCGGACGGACCAAGACCGACCTCTTCGCGTTCGATGCGGATGGGGACGCGTCCGAGGACGCGAGCGTCTCGGACGCGTCGTTCTCGGTGGTCGATCAGGGGCTCTCGACGTCGTTCGACGAGGACAGCGTCACGACCGGCGAGACTGCTTCGATGACGCTGACCTCCAATCGAGCCATCTACTCTGTCGAGATCTCCTCACCCGATGCGACTGACGCCGAAATCGAGCGCATTTTCGGCGGCACGACTGTCAACGTCTCCGGGGGTTCGCTGGACGCCGACGTCGAGGCGAGTGATGTCGCCCCTGGCGAGTACACGTTCACGTTCGACGTGGTCGATTCGGCTGCCACAGACACCGCATCGGTCACGATCGAATCTACTGCGAGTGTCGAACTGCCGGACACGTCCGACGTCGACCGTGGTGACGTCGCGTCGATCCCGGTCGAACTCGATTCGACCGACACCGCGTACGTCGCGATCGGGAGGATGGACGGTGCCGGTTTCCGAACCATCGTCGAAGTCAACGACGGGAGTGACGACGGTGAGGTCATCCTCGAAGCCAACACCTACAACATGCTCGACCACGACGCGAGCATGGACGATAAGTTCTGGACGGCTGACGACGACGACTCCGTCGAGAACGTCTGGTACAACAGCTCGGACTTCGACGAGCCTGTCCTCGTCGGTGGCGGCGCAAAGAGCCACGACGTTCGTGCGGGCAGCACCTTCGACACAAGCAACTACGAACTCGGCGGGGACACTGACAGCACGGTCATGCGCGTCTACGAGCGCAGCACTCACGACCTGTCGATGTGGACGACGCCGACCAGCGTGACACTCGATTCGGTGTCGGCAGTCGAGTCTTCCCGTCCGGAGAGACGGGTCAAAGAATGGCCGACTCTCGAGAATCGAACGGCGGTCGTGAAGATCGAAGCCTCCGGGCTGGAGGGAGCGATTCGAGCTGCTGACGGTGAGACTACCGCCGATCGGTTCGCGTCACTCGTCGCTGACGATGTCGTCGAATTCGGGCCGAAGCGGGCCGACGTCACGAATCCGGTCGACGATCGGATCGATCTCGAATCCGACGGGGCACACGTTGCCACGGATTACGACAACGAGACAGTCTATGTGGTGATGGACCCCGAGGCCAGGTCGCTCTCGGGCGATTCGCTCTTCGAATTCGCGATTCCAGAGGAGAGTGTGTTTGTCCCTCGGCTCGAAGAACCTGCCGCGGCGGTCCAGACGGATACATTCAGGGTGACCGACCGGACGAGACTGGCTCCCGGATCGGGCTCACTCGCCGTCGAGAATGCGACGGTCGCTAAGGGCGATGTCGCGACGATCCCGATCGAAGTGGGCGACAACGACCGTGTCTCGGTCCGTCTCGGGAGTGAGTACGCGGGCTGGGAACGCGTCGTCCGTGTCGAAGACGTTGATGGCGACGGGCAGGTTACGCTACGCGTGAATACGTTCACCGCTGCCGCCGATACTCTCGAGAGCAGTGGAATCGAGGCGATCGGTGCCGACGAGGTTCGGAGGTTCGACGATCAGTATGGGACCTTCAGTGGTGCACTCGGGACTGGACTCGAGCGCTCGTACGCTTACACAGTGGCTGTCCACGAGGCGTACAACGCCAGTGGAGACCGCTTCGTAGGCGAGTATGGTGTCGGCAGACTGAACGTCGAGCCGCGAACGACGACCGGGATGAACGTCTGGACGGCCCCAAACGATGCCGACATCGAGACTGCCGATGATGTCGCAACCGCTATTTCCGAGGATCACCTCACCGAGAGTCGACTCATCACCGAGGGCGACTACGCGGTCGCCGAACTCGAAGCGACGGGTATCTTCGGTGCGCTCGAAGCTCAGCCCGGAAACACGTACGCAGAGATGTTGATCTCTCTCGACGAGAACGTGGACAGTCTGAACTTCACGGTCGAGGAAGGCGTCAGTAATATGTACGAAGACAACACCGTCAACCTGTCGGCCAACACGGCTGCTCTGACGGTCATTCCGAACCAGGACGACGGCACGCTGTACGTCCTGATGGACACGTCGGCCTTCGACGGCGTCGCAGACGGTGACCAGCGCGTCCCGACGTTCACCGTCAACGCTGGTGACACTACCGACACTCTCGCGACGTCCGACGAGAACGACGTGACCGTCGAGCAGGCCTTCGAAATGGAGTCCCCGACCGTCGAGTTCGACCAGAATGACGTCTCTGCGGCCCCGGGTCAGACCATCTCCGGGACCACAAATTTCGCCCCCGGAACGGAGCTAACGATTGCCCTGGAGTCTCAGTCGACGCCGTATTCGCCCTCGGTAGAGACTGAGTTCACCGCGACCGTCCAGGCCGACGGGACCTGGTCGGGTCAGGTCGACTTCTCTGATGGATCCCGCGGACAGGAATACACCGTCTCGGTGATCGAACCGGATGTCTACGCGGCGTACGAGGACGAAATCGGCCGTCCGGTGGCTGCCTTCGATGGTGTGACGACGACAGCGGACACCGTCACGGTCGAGGGCGTCAATCTGTCCGAGGGTGGCTTCGTGGTCGTCAAGACTGGCAGCGCCACCGGTTCATTCGCCGGTGTCTCCGGATATCTCGATCCCGGTCACCACTCCGGTGTCGAAATCCCCGTCGATGGGGTCAGCGAGGGCGAGACGGTCTACGCCGTCGCCCACACCGACGCGAACGGGAACGAACAGTACGACGGCGACGGGGCCTACGAGAACGCCGACGGATCGCCGGTCTCGGAGCGTGCGACCGTCTCGTCCGGCCTCGACTGGCCGACCGACCCGGCCCCGACCGACCCCGACGGCGACGGCCTGTACGAAGACGTCTCGGGCGACGGTGACCTGAACTTCCCCGACGTGAACGCACTGTTCCAGAACACCACGTCGGACGCCGTCCAGAACAACGTCCAGTATTTCGATTTCGACGGTGACGGTGTCGTCGGTCTACAGGACGTGCTCGCGCTGTTCGAGATGGTCTGA